A single genomic interval of Sphingopyxis sp. CCNWLW2 harbors:
- a CDS encoding carboxylesterase/lipase family protein: MLRSVLPLVAIALAFPGSAAAHSGQPEVKIASGRVAGTSDGDVVSFKGLPYAAPPVGDLRWRAPKKAERWSGTRKADTYGAICQQIHQPKDNGVGPLPMSEDCLTLNVFAPVAAKKAPVMVWIHGGGYVNGSGTAALYDGSALAREGVVVVTLNYRLGRFGFFAHPALTADADGEAVGNYGLMDMIAALKWVRDNAARFGGDPRQVTIFGESAGGAAVNALMTSPAARGLFVRGIVQSGLGRETVLSLAEAESAGDAFAANVGARDATADTLRGLSAEAILKGGDPQIFTGGGPMVDGTILTRAPIDSFRRGEQARIPYVIGWNSLEFPVPAAALSSANPLSSAIPTGLLARAEPAYPDKDSYSLNFLSDMLFVEPAIALARLHARQGNPTFVYQFSIVPKAAQSMLKGAVHASDREYVFQTLGASNWPTDANDAAQARTISSYWAGFATTGNPNGGARPPWPRFDPAQARLIDFTGAGPMAADIPRAAAIEMIATAHDAPGEPVTAVGEKQD, translated from the coding sequence ATGCTGCGTTCAGTCCTTCCCCTCGTCGCGATCGCCCTGGCCTTCCCGGGCTCTGCGGCGGCGCATTCGGGGCAGCCCGAGGTCAAGATCGCGAGCGGCCGCGTCGCAGGGACGTCGGACGGCGACGTGGTCAGCTTCAAGGGCCTTCCTTATGCGGCGCCTCCGGTCGGAGACCTGCGCTGGAGAGCGCCAAAAAAGGCCGAACGCTGGAGCGGCACGAGGAAAGCGGATACATATGGAGCGATCTGCCAGCAAATCCATCAGCCGAAAGACAATGGTGTCGGTCCGCTGCCGATGAGCGAGGATTGTCTCACGCTCAATGTCTTCGCGCCGGTCGCGGCGAAGAAAGCGCCGGTCATGGTGTGGATCCATGGCGGCGGCTATGTGAATGGTTCGGGGACGGCGGCGCTGTACGACGGCTCCGCCCTCGCCCGCGAGGGCGTCGTCGTCGTGACGCTCAACTATCGTCTCGGGCGGTTCGGCTTCTTTGCGCATCCGGCGCTGACCGCGGACGCGGACGGCGAGGCGGTCGGCAATTACGGGCTGATGGATATGATCGCGGCCCTGAAATGGGTCCGCGATAATGCCGCGCGCTTCGGCGGCGACCCGAGGCAGGTCACCATATTCGGCGAATCGGCGGGGGGCGCGGCCGTCAACGCGCTCATGACGTCGCCGGCAGCGCGCGGACTCTTCGTCCGTGGCATCGTGCAATCCGGCCTGGGCCGCGAGACGGTGCTTTCGCTCGCCGAGGCTGAAAGCGCGGGCGACGCCTTTGCCGCCAACGTCGGTGCGCGGGATGCAACGGCCGACACATTGCGCGGGCTGAGCGCGGAGGCGATACTGAAGGGAGGCGACCCGCAGATATTCACCGGCGGCGGACCGATGGTCGACGGGACGATCCTGACCCGCGCACCGATCGACAGCTTCCGGCGCGGCGAACAGGCGCGAATTCCCTATGTCATCGGCTGGAACAGCCTCGAATTCCCCGTTCCCGCGGCCGCTCTTTCCAGCGCAAATCCCTTGAGTTCGGCCATTCCCACGGGCCTCCTCGCGCGCGCCGAGCCCGCTTATCCCGACAAGGACAGCTACAGTCTCAATTTTCTCAGCGACATGTTGTTCGTCGAACCGGCAATAGCGCTCGCACGGCTCCATGCACGGCAAGGCAATCCCACCTTTGTCTATCAATTCTCGATCGTTCCGAAAGCCGCGCAAAGCATGCTGAAGGGCGCCGTCCACGCGTCGGATCGCGAATATGTCTTTCAGACGCTCGGCGCTTCCAACTGGCCGACCGACGCGAACGATGCCGCGCAGGCGCGCACGATCAGCAGCTATTGGGCTGGCTTCGCGACCACCGGCAATCCGAACGGTGGCGCGCGTCCGCCCTGGCCGCGTTTCGATCCGGCACAGGCACGGCTAATCGATTTCACCGGGGCGGGCCCGATGGCCGCCGACATACCGCGCGCAGCTGCCATAGAGATGATCGCTACGGCGCATGATGCGCCGGGCGAGCCTGTGACCGCGGTTGGGGAGAAGCAGGATTAG
- a CDS encoding glycoside hydrolase family 3 C-terminal domain-containing protein, with translation MLRWTLATVLALSQTVWPVASLASDEAAAAKPRLSDAEADRRAAKLVDAMTLEEQLQLIRPLAATSYQFAPGANSFPEGMRTPPPAGAISSAGYVPSIARLRWPALQESDGPIGVANMKGWIRGIDDQATNFPSSIAWAASFDPTLAHRVGAVIGQEAHAKGFNVMLAGGVNLSRDPRGGRNFEYVGEDPLLAGRIAGATVAGIQSRNIVSTIKHYALNDQESGRGVLDARISEAGARESDLLAFEIAVAAGKPGSVMCSYNRVNGDHACENDWLLNNVLKKDWGFRGWVMSDWGGVHNMRKAVAAGLDQQSPQGKDLFASLADAVKSGAVPRERIRDMAFRIVRSMIAVGAIDNPARAGGPIDRDAHLAVAQAQAEAGAVLLKNEGVLPLEGVRRVAVIGGFADIGVLVGGGGSMVNPYGGIVNEENRIGMASLGKWAFVPSSPLAALRALRPDLDITFDDGTDPARAAAAAAKAEVAIVFALKQETENFDSADLSLPRGQDTLIAAVAAANSRTAVILETGNPVSMPWLGSVSAVLQAWYPGQRGGEAIAAILSGKISPSGRLPISFPQAVAQLPRPKLDGYDPKATLFSPPPAPFPVDYHEGSDVGYRWFERTRAEPLFPFGFGLSYTRFEHSDLKVKGGKQLMVSFTVTNVGKREGTDVPQLYVAPPGRTHRLAGWERVTLKAGESRRVTVKADPRILASWDAAGWRRVGGTYDVRVAASAKLDGLQASVPLAAGGR, from the coding sequence ATGCTACGCTGGACGCTCGCAACGGTATTGGCGCTGAGCCAGACCGTCTGGCCGGTCGCAAGCCTTGCCAGCGATGAAGCGGCCGCCGCGAAGCCCCGGCTGAGCGACGCCGAAGCCGATCGGCGCGCCGCCAAGCTGGTGGATGCCATGACGCTAGAGGAACAGTTGCAGCTGATCCGTCCGCTCGCCGCGACATCCTATCAATTCGCTCCCGGAGCCAACAGCTTCCCCGAAGGCATGCGAACGCCACCGCCGGCGGGCGCGATCAGCTCGGCGGGCTATGTGCCCTCGATCGCGCGGCTCCGCTGGCCGGCGCTGCAGGAATCCGACGGCCCGATCGGCGTTGCCAACATGAAGGGCTGGATTCGGGGGATCGATGACCAGGCGACCAACTTCCCGTCGAGCATCGCCTGGGCGGCAAGCTTCGACCCGACGCTGGCGCACCGTGTCGGCGCGGTCATCGGGCAGGAAGCGCACGCCAAGGGCTTCAACGTCATGCTTGCCGGCGGGGTCAATCTCTCACGCGACCCGCGTGGGGGCCGCAACTTCGAATATGTGGGCGAGGACCCGCTTCTCGCTGGCCGCATCGCAGGCGCTACGGTCGCAGGCATCCAGAGCCGAAACATCGTATCGACGATCAAGCATTATGCACTCAACGACCAGGAAAGCGGCCGCGGCGTTCTGGATGCGCGCATTTCGGAAGCAGGCGCGCGCGAATCCGATCTTCTCGCATTCGAAATTGCCGTGGCGGCAGGCAAGCCCGGCTCGGTCATGTGTTCCTATAACCGCGTCAACGGCGACCATGCCTGCGAGAACGACTGGTTGCTGAACAACGTGCTGAAGAAGGATTGGGGATTTCGCGGCTGGGTGATGTCCGACTGGGGCGGCGTTCATAATATGCGCAAAGCCGTTGCCGCCGGGCTCGATCAGCAATCGCCGCAGGGCAAAGATCTGTTCGCCAGCCTCGCCGACGCCGTCAAAAGCGGCGCGGTGCCGCGCGAGCGCATCCGCGATATGGCGTTCCGCATCGTCCGGTCGATGATCGCCGTGGGCGCGATCGACAACCCGGCGCGCGCCGGCGGGCCGATCGATCGCGACGCGCATCTCGCGGTCGCCCAGGCCCAGGCCGAGGCGGGCGCAGTCCTCCTCAAGAATGAGGGTGTCCTGCCGCTCGAGGGCGTGCGCCGCGTCGCGGTCATCGGCGGCTTTGCCGACATCGGCGTGCTGGTGGGGGGCGGCGGGTCGATGGTGAATCCCTATGGCGGCATCGTCAACGAGGAGAACCGGATCGGCATGGCGTCGCTTGGCAAGTGGGCGTTCGTACCCTCCTCGCCGCTCGCGGCGCTGAGAGCGCTGCGCCCCGATCTCGACATCACCTTCGATGATGGAACCGACCCGGCCCGCGCGGCCGCGGCCGCGGCAAAGGCCGAGGTCGCGATCGTCTTCGCGCTCAAGCAGGAAACAGAGAATTTCGATTCGGCGGACCTGTCCCTGCCGCGCGGCCAGGACACCCTCATCGCCGCGGTCGCGGCCGCCAACTCCCGAACGGCGGTCATTCTCGAAACGGGCAATCCCGTATCGATGCCATGGCTCGGGTCGGTCAGCGCCGTGCTGCAGGCCTGGTATCCGGGTCAGCGCGGCGGCGAGGCCATCGCCGCGATTCTCAGCGGAAAGATATCACCATCGGGCCGCCTGCCGATCAGCTTCCCGCAGGCGGTCGCCCAGTTGCCGCGCCCGAAACTCGACGGTTATGATCCCAAGGCAACGCTCTTTTCTCCGCCTCCCGCTCCTTTCCCGGTCGATTATCACGAAGGCAGCGACGTCGGATATCGCTGGTTCGAACGGACACGCGCCGAGCCGCTTTTTCCGTTCGGTTTCGGCCTGAGCTATACGCGGTTCGAGCATAGCGACCTCAAGGTGAAGGGCGGCAAGCAGCTCATGGTGAGCTTCACAGTGACCAACGTCGGCAAGCGCGAAGGAACCGATGTTCCGCAGCTTTATGTCGCTCCCCCGGGACGCACCCATCGTCTCGCGGGGTGGGAGAGGGTCACGTTGAAGGCGGGTGAAAGCCGGCGCGTGACAGTCAAGGCGGATCCGCGGATCCTCGCATCCTGGGATGCGGCCGGCTGGCGCCGCGTGGGCGGCACCTATGATGTCCGCGTCGCAGCCTCGGCCAAGCTTGACGGCCTTCAGGCGAGCGTCCCGCTCGCGGCTGGCGGCCGCTAG